TCCTTGCAGGTGTTTTAAGGGCCTTTTCAAGAAACGTCGCACGATAAAGCGGCGAAGGACGCCAGCGATAGAGTATTTCGAGGACTTCTTCGGGTATGTCTATCCAGCGCTGCTGGCTGACTTCCTGTTCGATAAGCGGCATGGCAAATACCGGGGCCAGCGCATCAGGGGAAACGGGGTTTCCGTCAGGGCCAAGCGGTGGAAGCATGGGTGTGGGCAGGTCTGCTGCCAGGTTGTACCATTGTCTTGGGATTTCATCTTCGTTTAACTGAACCTTAATCATTGTATCCTCCTAGATATTTTTACTCTGATTAAATTTTGCCAGAGCGTTCAAGCACCTCTTTTATTGCGGATGACTCCTTCTTGAGTTCCCGGGAGCCTCTCGTAATCTTGCAGAGACTTATTCCGAGCCTCTTTGAAATCTCCCTCTGGGAGACTCCAGAGTAAAGCATTTTCAGAAGCTCCCACCTTGAAGAAATTGTCTCGACTTCCGCCGGCGTCATCAGTTCCGAAAGGAATCTTTCTGCAAGGTCCCTGTCGCCGATACTGAACAGGGTTTCCATCATCTCGTTAATATTCTTATTATCCATGGCAACTGTTTCTGTATATAGAAACACATAAT
This genomic window from Desulfomonilia bacterium contains:
- a CDS encoding Trp family transcriptional regulator, translating into MDNKNINEMMETLFSIGDRDLAERFLSELMTPAEVETISSRWELLKMLYSGVSQREISKRLGISLCKITRGSRELKKESSAIKEVLERSGKI